A genomic stretch from Candidatus Cloacimonadota bacterium includes:
- a CDS encoding SoxR reducing system RseC family protein, with protein sequence MSLENDTPTDVGKVVDIQKENAIIEFSRSEACNTCKLKAFCFHKEGDVTKLTIKNDLGAKIGDDIQFEINPQMRILSSFLVFILPIIFLIGSYFLFKSAFGISENLSILLSIVSVAVAFVVVKLIDNQIKKKALIQPKMVAIIKSVN encoded by the coding sequence ATGAGCCTTGAAAACGACACACCTACTGATGTGGGTAAAGTTGTCGACATTCAGAAGGAAAATGCAATCATTGAATTTTCTCGTTCTGAAGCTTGTAATACGTGCAAACTAAAGGCATTCTGTTTTCATAAAGAGGGAGATGTAACGAAGCTGACAATAAAAAATGATCTTGGAGCAAAAATTGGCGATGACATTCAATTTGAGATAAATCCCCAAATGCGCATTTTGAGTTCCTTTCTTGTCTTTATATTACCTATCATTTTCCTGATCGGATCATATTTTCTGTTTAAAAGCGCATTCGGAATTTCCGAGAATCTCTCTATCCTTCTTTCTATAGTCTCGGTTGCAGTTGCATTTGTTGTGGTCAAACTGATCGATAATCAGATTAAGAAAAAAGCGTTGATCCAGCCCAAGATGGT